GCCTCGTCGTGGGGCGCGCCGAGGGCGGCGAGCGGGTGCCGGTGCCCGTGTGGGCCCAGCGGTTCCCCGCCGAGGACCCGGGACACGCCCTGCCGGCCGAGGAGACGGCGCTGATGCTCTACACCTCCGGCACCACCGGCCTGCCGAAGGGGATCGAGCTGACCGGCCACAACCTGTCGGCGCAGTACAGCGCGATCCTGCTGGCCAACGACATGGGCGAAGGGTCGGTGGCGATGGCGCCCCTGCCGTTCTTCCACATCGCCGGGCTCGGCTACGCGGTGCTGGCCACGCTCCGCGGCGCCGAGCTGGTGATGGTCCAGCCAGGCCCCGGCCAAGGGATCGCCGACCTGTGGGAGGAGTTCTCGGTGACCCACGCGGTCGTCGTGCCCGCCCTGCTGCAGATGCTGGTCCGCGACCCGGCGGTCCGGGCCCGGAGCTGGCCGCACCTGGCGTACCTGACCTACGGGGCCTCGGCGATGACGGTCGAGCTGCTGCAGGAGGCCAGGAAGGTCTTCGGCTGCCGCTTCCTGCAGGGCTACGGCCTGACCGAGACCACCGGCGGGGTCTCGATGCTCTCGCCCGAGGACCACGACCAGGGTGAGCTGCACCCGTGGCGGCTGGCCACGGTCGGCCGGGCGATCCCGGGCAGCGCGGTCGCGGTCGTCGACCCGATCACGCTCGAGGAGCTGCCCGCCGGGCAGGACGGGGAGATCCTCGTCGCCGGCCACCAGGTGATGAAGGGCTACTGGCGCAACCCGCAGGCGACCGAACGGGCGATGACGCCCACCGGCTGGTTCCGCACCGGCGACGTCGGGTGCTTCGACGACGACGGCTACCTGACCATCCGGGACCGGATCAAGGACATGATCATCAGCGGCGGGGAGAACGTCTACCCGGCGGAGGTCGAGCGCGTCCTGGCCATGGTGCCGGGGGTGCTGGAGTCCGCCGTGGTCGGCATCGCGTCGGACCGCTGGGGCGAGTCGCCGTACGCCTTCGTCGTGCACGCCGAGGGCGTGGAGCTGACGGAGGAGGCGGTCCTCGCGCACTGCCGGGCGAACCTCGCGCCGTTCAAGGTCCCGGTCGGCGTGACGTTCGCCGGTGCGTTGCCCAAGAACGCCACCGGCAAGATCCGCAAGCACCAGCTGCGGTCCTAGTTCCCCCGAGAGCGCGCAGCCGCAAGACGGTTGCGCGCTCTCTCGGCCCATGCAAGAATCAAGTGCTTGCTTCACATTGCAGCCGTTCACAGAAGGAGCCCCGCATGACCCGCTCGACCCGTCGCTCCCGCCCCCGCCTGGTGCTCGCGGCCGCGGCCGCCGGCGCCCTGCTGCTCTCCTCGTGCTCCGGTGAGGCCGGCGCCTCGGAGGACTCGATCCTGGTCGGGTTCACCGCCATCGAGTCCGGCCCGGCGGCCTTCGCCGGCGTGCCGATCGTCGAGGGTGCCGAGCTGGCCGCCAAGGAGATCAACGAGTCGGGCTTCCTCGGCGACGGGGTCGAAATCGACCTCGACGTGGAGGACGCCGCCGGCGACCCGGCCAAGGCGATCGCGCTCTACAAGCAGTTCGCCGCCGACGGCGCCTCCGCCGTCCTGTGCTGCGGCCTCTCCTCCGAGGCGGGCGCACTCGCGCCGATCATCCAGCAGAGCGGGGTGCCCGGCGTGGTGACCTCCGCCATCCTCGCCGACCTCGCGGACCCGCCGCACCTCTACCGCTCGCACCTGCTCCCCTCCGACGAGGGCGGCCTCTTCGACCAGTTCGTCGACGCCGTCGTCCCCGCCGAGGGGCACAAGACCGCCGTGCTGGTCGTCAACAACGACAACGACGGAATGGTCGCCGACGCGAAGGTCTGGCGCGCCGCCCTGGAGCGCAACGGGGTGGAGGTGCTCAAGGAGATCAGCACCAGCGCCGCCGACACCAACTACACCGGCCCGGCCACCCAGGTGGCCGCCCTCGACCCGGACACGGTCGTGGCGAGCACCCTCGGCACCCCGACCTCGATGCTCGCGCGCGCGCTGCGCGAGCGCGGCTACGACAAGCGGATCCTCACCAGCTACGGCGCGGACAGCAAGCAGCTCTTCGACTCCGCCGCCGGCGGCATGGAGGGCGTGCTCTTCCCCGTCCCGTTCTCGGCGGAGTTCTCCACCAACGACACGGCGAAGTCGTTCGTCGCATCGTTCCGCGAGGAGCACGGGAAGGACCCCGACATCTACGCCGCGCAGGGATACACCTCGGTGTGGTTCGTCG
The window above is part of the Nocardioides campestrisoli genome. Proteins encoded here:
- a CDS encoding ABC transporter substrate-binding protein encodes the protein MTRSTRRSRPRLVLAAAAAGALLLSSCSGEAGASEDSILVGFTAIESGPAAFAGVPIVEGAELAAKEINESGFLGDGVEIDLDVEDAAGDPAKAIALYKQFAADGASAVLCCGLSSEAGALAPIIQQSGVPGVVTSAILADLADPPHLYRSHLLPSDEGGLFDQFVDAVVPAEGHKTAVLVVNNDNDGMVADAKVWRAALERNGVEVLKEISTSAADTNYTGPATQVAALDPDTVVASTLGTPTSMLARALRERGYDKRILTSYGADSKQLFDSAAGGMEGVLFPVPFSAEFSTNDTAKSFVASFREEHGKDPDIYAAQGYTSVWFVAQGLKESGETDPAALGEALAEITSQDSVYGPISYEGGQAYLSEPGLYLEWSAEGSLEQWQG
- a CDS encoding class I adenylate-forming enzyme family protein, yielding MIPRVDLPFVPCPLPGGGEMATLADVLRGRAALTPDLVAVRTDEGVTTFGELDVTASRIAQGLAAAGVGPGSRVAVLGPNDPETLVTVHGVARSGAVPVVVNHLLVGRELAEVLVDCEPAAVLLGGHDQSALDRLELPASVRLVVGRAEGGERVPVPVWAQRFPAEDPGHALPAEETALMLYTSGTTGLPKGIELTGHNLSAQYSAILLANDMGEGSVAMAPLPFFHIAGLGYAVLATLRGAELVMVQPGPGQGIADLWEEFSVTHAVVVPALLQMLVRDPAVRARSWPHLAYLTYGASAMTVELLQEARKVFGCRFLQGYGLTETTGGVSMLSPEDHDQGELHPWRLATVGRAIPGSAVAVVDPITLEELPAGQDGEILVAGHQVMKGYWRNPQATERAMTPTGWFRTGDVGCFDDDGYLTIRDRIKDMIISGGENVYPAEVERVLAMVPGVLESAVVGIASDRWGESPYAFVVHAEGVELTEEAVLAHCRANLAPFKVPVGVTFAGALPKNATGKIRKHQLRS